In one Arachis duranensis cultivar V14167 chromosome 9, aradu.V14167.gnm2.J7QH, whole genome shotgun sequence genomic region, the following are encoded:
- the LOC107467835 gene encoding probable alkaline/neutral invertase D translates to MDGHIGLKKIGSHASISEIDDFDLSRLLDKPRLNIERQRSFDERSLSELSIGLARGGMDNYDTYSPGVRSGFDTPASSTRNSFEPHPMVADAWESLRRSLVHFRGQPVGTIAAVDHQAEEVLNYDQVFVRDFVPSALAFLMNGEPDIVKNFLLKTLHLQGWEKRVDRFKLGEGVMPASFKVLHDPVRKTDTLIADFGESAIGRVAPVDSGFWWIILLRAYTKSTGDLSLAESPDCQKGMKLILTLCLSEGFDTFPTLLCADGCCMIDRRMGIYGYPIEIQALFFMALRCALSMLKQDDAEGKECVERIVKRLHALSYHMRSYFWLDFQQLNDIYRYKTEEYSHTAVNKFNVIPDSIPEWVFDFMPTRGGYFIGNVSPARMDFRWFALGNCVAILSSLATPEQSMAIMDLIEARWDELVGEMPLKISYPAIESHEWRIVTGCDPKNTRWSYHNGGSWPVLLWLVTAACIKTGRPQIARRAIELAESRLLKDGWPEYYDGKLGRYIGKQARKYQTWSIAGYLVAKMMLEDPSHLGMISLEEDKQMKPVIKRSSSWTC, encoded by the exons ATGGACGGGCATATTGGACTAAAGAAAATCGGCTCTCATGCCTCCATCTCTGAGATAGATGATTTTGATCTCTCACGTCTCCTTGACAAGCCAAGGTTGAATATTGAAAGGCAGAGATCATTCGATGAGAGGTCGCTTAGCGAGCTGTCTATTGGTTTGGCGAGAGGGGGCATGGATAACTATGACACTTACTCGCCTGGGGTAAGATCTGGTTTTGACACGCCAGCCTCTTCAACACGGAATTCCTTTGAGCCTCATCCCATGGTTGCTGACGCCTGGGAATCCCTCCGGAGGTCTCTAGTCCATTTCAGAGGCCAACCTGTTGGCACAATTGCAGCTGTTGATCATCAAGCGGAGGAGGTTCTGAACTATGATCAG GTctttgttcgagattttgtgccaaGCGCTTTAGCCTTTCTGATGAATGGTGAACCAGATATTGTTAAGAACTTTTTGCTGAAGACCTTGCATCTTCAGGGGTGGGAAAAAAGAGTAGATCGATTTAAGCTTGGTGAAGGTGTAATGCCAGCTAGTTTCAAAGTCCTTCATGATCCTGTTAGGAAAACAGATACTCTTATTGCAGATTTTGGTGAAAGTGCAATCGGTAGAGTTGCTCCTGTTGACTCTGGATTCTGGTGGATTATCTTGCTTCGTGCATACACAAAGTCTACTGGGGATTTATCTCTGGCTGAATCACCGGATTGTCAAAAGGGAATGAAGCTTATATTGACTCTATGCCTGTCTGAGGGTTTTGATACCTTCCCAACTCTGCTTTGTGCTGACGGATGTTGCATGATTGATCGAAGAATG GGCATTTATGGGTATCCTATAGAGATTCAAGCACTTTTCTTCATGGCACTGCGATGTGCTTTATCAATGCTCAAACAAGACGATGCAGAAGGAAAAGAATGTGTAGAACGCATTGTGAAGCGTTTGCATGCTTTAAGTTATCACATGCGGAGTTACTTTTGGCTTGATTTCCAACAACTAAATGATATCTATCGGTATAAGACTGAGGAATACTCACATACTGCCGTCAACAAGTTCAACGTTATTCCTGACTCAATCCCagagtgggtatttgactttaTGCCAACCCGTGGAGGCTACTTTATTGGAAATGTCAGTCCAGCCCGGATGGATTTTCGATGGTTTGCTTTAGGCAATTGTGTTGCAATTCTATCTTCTCTAGCGACTCCAGAGCAATCAATGGCTATCATGGATCTTATTGAAGCTCGTTGGGATGAGTTGGTTGGGGAAATGCCCCTAAAAATATCTTATCCTGCAATAGAGAGCCATGAGTGGCGAATTGTTACTGGTTGTGATCCAAAAAATACCAGATGGAGTTACCATAATGGAGGATCTTGGCCAG TGCTCCTGTGGCTAGTAACAGCAGCTTGCATTAAAACAGGGCGACCTCAAATAGCAAGACGTGCAATTGAGCTTGCTGAGAGTCGTTTGCTGAAGGATGGGTGGCCGGAATACTATGATGGTAAACTCGGGAGATATATTGGGAAACAGGCAAGAAAATATCAAACATGGTCTATTGCAGGTTATCTTGTAGCAAAGATGATGCTGGAGGACCCATCACACTTGGGTATGATTTCTCTTGAAGAAGACAAGCAGATGAAGCCAGTGATTAAAAGATCATCTTCTTGGACCTGCTAA
- the LOC107467899 gene encoding glycine-rich cell wall structural protein 2 has product MLSFNTLFLVFLIVSPAVAGGHGGRKLFWDMSSGRAPSSGTPNGASGSGHGPNWDYSWGWGSAPGAGWGYGSGSGRSPTGLGRGFGYGFGSGTGSGSGYGYGFGSGGAHGGGYGSGSGSGGGANNGNRSPNSVSRDRTNHHG; this is encoded by the coding sequence ATGCTATCATTCAACActctctttcttgttttcttgatTGTTTCCCCGGCCGTGGCCGGAGGACACGGCGGAAGAAAACTCTTTTGGGACATGTCAAGTGGTAGGGCACCCTCCTCAGGGACACCTAACGGTGCCTCTGGGTCAGGTCATGGTCCAAATTGGGACTACAGTTGGGGATGGGGATCCGCACCCGGGGCAGGATGGGGGTATGGCTCCGGATCGGGCCGCTCCCCAACAGGTTTGGGTAGAGGCTTCGGATATGGGTTCGGATCTGGGACTGGATCCGGATCCGGGTACGGATATGGATTCGGAAGTGGCGGAGCTCATGGAGGTGGATATGGGTCAGGAAGTGGTTCTGGTGGTGGTGCAAACAACGGTAACCGATCACCAAATTCAGTATCTCGGGACAGAACCAACCATCATGGCTAA
- the LOC107467794 gene encoding glutamyl-tRNA(Gln) amidotransferase subunit C, chloroplastic/mitochondrial, producing MGGVGAMVKGASYSYAVFCGSFLRSPRLSFSIHNKKEKLLKFRSFSSKSTCSSLQPPDVSRLAKTAQISLTPDEVDEFAPKIQQVIDWFGQLQDVDLQSVEPSIRAETENNLRYNVPETFDHRDAMIGAVPSYEEPYIKVPRVLSMD from the exons ATGGGTGGCGTTGGTGCTATGGTGAAGGGAGCTTCATATTCATATGCTGTGTTTTGTGGTAGCTTTTTGAGGTCTCCGAGGTTAAGCTTTAGCATTCATAACAAGAAGGAGAAGTTGTTGAAGTTCAGGAGCTTCTCATCAAAGAGCACATGTTCCTCTCTCCAACCACCAGATGTGTCTCGTTTGGCAAAAACAGCTCAAATTTCTCTCACCCCAGATGag GTTGACGAATTTGCTCCAAAGATTCAACAGGTGATTGACTG GTTTGGGCAGCTTCAAGATGTTGATCTCCAAAGTGTTGAGCCCTCCATTAGAGCAG AGACCGAAAACAATTTGCGCTACAATGTTCCGGAAACATTTGATCACAG GGATGCGATGATTGGTGCTGTTCCAAGCTATGAGGAGCCGTATATTAAAGTTCCAAGGGTCTTAAGTATGGACTAA